From Chiloscyllium punctatum isolate Juve2018m chromosome 36, sChiPun1.3, whole genome shotgun sequence, the proteins below share one genomic window:
- the LOC140460593 gene encoding uncharacterized protein — protein sequence MEKSEESRPVEKPWKCGDCGKGFCVPSALETHRRSHTRERPFSCPECGKSFTQASALRTHQRVRTGERPFPCPECGKAFSNSFNLQTHKRLHTGERPFSCSECKKAFRHSSDLLTHWRVHTGERPYSCPECGKAFSNSSHLLTHQRVHTGERPFTCPKCGKGFSQVSNLWKHQRLHTGEKPFSCPECRKAFSNSTTLLTHRQIHMGERPFPCTECGKAFSNSSILLRHQRVHTGEWPFSCPECRKEFSDSSNLQTHQRIHTGEKPFGCTECGKAFTCSSHLRRHQRVHVPSQGD from the coding sequence atggagaaatctgaggaatcccgccctgtggagaaaccatggaagtgtggtgactgcgggaaaggcttctgtgtcccatctgccctggagactcatcggcgcagtcacaccagagagaggcccttcagctgccctgagtgtgggaagagctttacccaggcctctgcCCTGCGGACTCACCAGCGGGTCCGTACAGGGGAGAGGCCTTTCCCATgtcccgagtgtgggaaggccttcagcaattccttcaACCTCCAGACCCACAAGCGACTCCACACTGGTGAGAGGCCATTTTCTTGCTCCGAGTGCAAGAAGGCGTTCAGAcattcctctgacctgctgacccactggcgggtccacacaggggagaggccctacagctgccccgagtgtgggaaggccttcagcaattcctcccacctgctgactcaccagcgggtccacactggggagaggcctttcacctgccccaagtgcgggaaggGATTTAGTCAGGTGAGCAACTTGTGGAAGCACCAGCGtctccacactggggagaagcccttcagctgccccgagtgcaggaaggccttcagcaattccaccactctgctgacccaccggcaGATCCAtatgggggagaggccattcccctgcactgagtgcgggaaggccttcagcaattcctccatcctgctgagacaccagaggGTTCACACAGGGGAgtggcccttcagctgccctgagtgcaggaaggagttcagcgattcctccaatctccagacccaccagcggatccacactggggagaagccctTCGGCTgcacagagtgtgggaaggccttcacctgctcctcccacctgcggaggcaccaaCGAGTTCACGTGCCATCACAGGGTGATTGA